A genomic window from Silene latifolia isolate original U9 population chromosome Y, ASM4854445v1, whole genome shotgun sequence includes:
- the LOC141626811 gene encoding metal transporter Nramp3.2-like codes for MLSSSPGEMEKISSFEVESPPPPDKKGKDTQEIPLLSHNEEEESEKVHMVDLNNSTYNHPSLYDVEPLPFSWKKLWFFTGPGLLMSIGFLDPGNLEGDLQAGAIAGYSLLWLLMWATAMGLLIQLLSARLGVATGRHLAEHCRDEYPNWARLLLWVMAELALIGSDIQEVIGSAIAINILSRGVLPLWSGVLITALDCFLFLFLENYGVRKLEAVFAVFIATMALSFAWMVDDTKPSGSELLVGVVVPKLSSKTIQQAVGVVGCIIMPHNVFLHSALVQSRDIDHKKRGRVQEALNYYSIESTFALVVSFIINLFVTTVFAKSFYGTPEANSIGLANAGHYLQEKYGEGLFPILYIWGIGLLAAGQSSTLTGTYAGQFIMGGFLNLRVKKWIRSLITRSCAIIPTIIVALLFDTSDDMLDSLNEWLNVLQSIQIPFALIPLLYLVSKEEIMGDFKIGHVLKTLAWLVAGLVIVINGYLMVGFFSGEARGVVLGSIVCVFTVAYVLFVLYLISRSITLPSWMRFSDQKTSLTLIK; via the exons ATGCTGTCGTCTTCTCCAG GAGAGATGGAGAAGATTTCCAGCTTTGAAGTCGaaagcccccccccccccgataAAAAGGGGAAGGACACTCAGGAAATTCCGCTTTTAAGCcacaatgaagaagaagaaagtgagaAGGTCCACATGGTAGATTTAAACAACTCCACATACAACCACCCTTCATTATATGATGTCGAACCACTACCATTTTCATGGAAGAAACTGTGGTTTTTCACAGGACCTGGGCTTCTAATGAGCATAGGGTTCTTAGATCCAGGAAACTTGGAGGGAGACTTGCAAGCTGGGGCTATAGCTGGCTACTCTCTGTTGTGGCTGCTGATGTGGGCCACAGCTATGGGCTTGCTTATCCAGCTTCTCTCAGCCCGGCTTGGTGTTGCCACGGGTCGTCACTTGGCAGAGCATTGCCGGGATGAGTACCCGAATTGGGCCAGGTTGTTGTTGTGGGTCATGGCTGAGCTTGCCCTAATCGGGTCAGATATTCAGGAGGTTATTGGAAGTGCTATTGCTATCAATATTTTGAGCCGTGGGGTTTTGCCTCTTTGGTCTGGGGTTCTCATCACAGCCCTTGACTG TTTCCTGTTTCTATTTCTTGAAAATTATGGTGTGAGGAAACTGGAAGCAGTTTTTGCAGTCTTTATCGCAACGATGGCTCTTTCTTTTGCTTGGATGGTTGATGACACAAAGCCGAGTGGTTCCGAGCTCCTTGTTG GGGTTGTGGTTCCAAAATTGAGTTCAAAGACAATACAACAAGCTGTGGGAGTTGTGGGCTGCATAATCATGCCTCATAACGTGTTCTTACATTCTGCTTTGGTACAGTCAAGAGATATTGACCACAAAAAGCGAGGTCGGGTTCAAGAGGCTCTTAATTATTACTCGATTGAGTCGACGTTTGCCCTAGTTGTCTCTTTCATCATTAATCTCTTTGTGACTACTGTTTTTGCAAAATCGTTTTATGGAACACCGGAAGCTAACAGTATAGGACTCGCTAATGCTGGGCATTACCTTCAAGAGAAGTACGGAGAAGGTTTGTTCCCAATTTTGTACATATGGGGCATTGGTTTGTTGGCTGCTGGTCAAAGCAGTACTTTAACCGGTACTTATGCCGGACAATTTATTATGGGAGGTTTCCTGAACCTCAGGGTGAAGAAATGGATACGGTCACTAATCACACGAAGTTGTGCAATTATCCCAACTATTATTGTTGCCCTCCTCTTTGATACGTCAGATGATATGCTAGACTCGCTTAATGAATGGCTAAATGTTCTTCAGTCCATCCAGATTCCCTTCGCTCTCATTCCCCTCCTCTACTTGGTTTCCAAGGAAGAGATTATGGGTGATTTCAAAATTGGCCATGTACTCAAG ACACTGGCATGGCTTGTAGCCGGCCTTGTGATTGTGATAAACGGATATCTGATGGTGGGATTCTTCTCCGGTGAAGCAAGAGGGGTAGTACTTGGCTCCATAGTTTGTGTTTTCACAGTGGCCTATGTCCTTTTTGTTTTATACCTAATCTCGAGGAGCATTACCTTGCCATCATGGATGAGGTTCAGTGACCAGAAGACTTCCCTCACTTTGATCAAGTAA